The Microbulbifer sp. YPW1 genome contains the following window.
TGGTAGGCAGCATCTTCGAGCTGGGTAGTGGTCAGGCCTGCACCTGCGTAGGCAGCCTTGACGCCTTCATACACGGCGAAAGATTCCAGAGAACCCGCGGTGAAGTATGCGTCGGTAGTGTGCTCCAGCTCTTCGCGCGAATAAGATGCGCCCAGGGTCCACTTCAGGGTATCTGTCGCACCGTTCAGGCGGAACTCCTGAGAGAACTGGGTCTGATCGTCGAAGTTGGCGGAACCGAACATGTAATCAGGGTTGGCGGTACCGTCTTCGTCCTGCTGCAGGTGCGCTTCAAAACCGCGGTAGGCGGTAATGGAAGTCAGGGTGACATTTTCAAAGTCGTGAATCACAGACACAGAGGTGCCCCAGGAATCGCGATCTTCGATGGTCGGCGTATCCAGTGCGTAATCGCCGAAAACGTCGGTGCCGCCCGCTTCTGCCTCAAGCGATGGAACGATAGAGGTACGCAGTGCGCTACCCTGGTCCATGATGCCGTATTCGGCACGCCACAGAACTTCGGTATCCGGAGTCGGTTCCCACAGCAGGGATGCGCGATAGGTCTGGGTGTCGACATTACCTACTTCGAAATCGTTCGCCAGGTTATCGGCAAAGGAATCGCGGCGGTTGGTGGACGCGGTAAAGCGACCGTACAGGTTGTCGCTCAGCTGACGGTTGACCAGCAGATCTGAAGACTGGCGACCGTAGTTGCCGGCGGTCAGGTTCAGCTCGGTGGTATCGTCGGCCTGGGGCTTTTTGCTGATGATATGGATCGCACCACCAGTGGCGTTGCGGCCAAACAGCGTGCCCTGCGGGCCTTTCAGTACTTCGACACGCTCGATATCCGCAAGGGGGATCTCGGCACCAGCACCGCGACCGGTGTATACACCGTCCACATAAACCGCTACCGCCGGGTCGGAACCCACGGTGAAGTCACCGGTTTCGATACCGCGCACGCTATAGGTAGGCTGCAGCGGCGTATCGTTGTTCATTTCGACGCCCGGGGTGAATTTACCCAGGTCTGTCAGATTTTTTACACCCATTGCCTTCATGCTGTCGCCTGTGAAAGCAGAGATGGCAATTGGTACATCTTGCAGGTTTTCCGCGCGCTTCTGCGCGGTAACCACAACCTCTTCGATCTCCGCAGCAGATGCGGTGCCGCTCAGCGCTGTGGTTACGGCGATGGCTGCGGAGAGGGAGGATATAGTGAAAGATCGGTTTTTACCGGACTGATTGGCGTCGTACATCATCGCGTCCTCGCGTTTTTAGTTATATGAAAAGCGTGATGGAAAGTTATCTTTATTGATAGTCAAGTTCGGCCATCTTAAGGGTACAGCTGTCCCAAGAAAAGCTTGTTATGACCTTTTTGCCGTGACTGGTCAGTTTCGCTGCAAGATAATGTGACGTATTGCGCCATTTTGGCATTATTCTCAACGTAAAGTATTAGTTTGTGACCGGAATAAGTCTATCGGTACCCATTTATGATCCGTACAACACTGTTAGACTGAGCTGCCCCCGCGGCACCGAAAGGCGCCCGCGGGTCCCAAAATAACGACTCTGAATTTGAAGCGAGAGACCTTGTGATGATGGCTCCCACTCCCTGGCCGAGACGCGTACTGCGCGGCTTGCTTGCCCTTTCTGTCCTCTTATTACTGGTTGGCCTGGCCGCCTGGCTGTGGTTACGCCAGAGCCTGCCGCTGCTGGATGGCGATCTCGCCACCGGTCAGCTGGAAAACCCGGTGACCATCGAGCGCGATGCCCAGGGTATCCCCTTCATAACCGCGGAATCCCGTAGCGACTCCGCCTTTGCGCTGGGCTTCCTGCACGCGCAAGAGCGTTTCTTCCAGATGGATCTGCTGCGCCGCAACTCCGCCGGTGAGTTGTCAGAGCTCGTAGGCGAAGCCGCTCTCGATCACGATCAGGAAGTGCGGGTCCATCAATTTCGTGCTCGTGCTGAACGCAATATCGCCGCCATGCCCGCAGAGGACCGGAAAATCCTTCAGAACTATGCCGACGGTGTGAACTATGGCCTGTCGCAACTGGGCGCGGCGCCGTGGGAGTACGCCCTGCTCCGGCAGGAGCCTCGCACTTGGGTCCCTGCAGACAGCCTGCTCACCATTTTCAGCATGTATATGACCCTGCAGAGCCACACCGGCAACTTCGAACGCCGCGATAATGCATTGGCGGAATTGCTGCCCGGAGACCTGTATGCGTTCTTCGTGCCCAAGGGCGGAATCTGGGACGCGCCATTAATTGGCGATGCCCGTGGCCCACTGTCACTCCCGCAAACGGACATTGCTGCGCTGGTCGAAGACGGCGCGCCCATGGCGCACCAGGAAATGGAAAGCGAAGACATGATCTTCGGCAGCAATAACTGGGTAGTCGGCGGCGCTCTGACCGAACACGGTGCCGCGATCGTCGCCGATGACATGCATCTTAAGATCACCGTGCCCAATATCTGGTACCGCGCTGGCTGGAATGTACCGGGCACAGAATTTGAAATGCGCGGCGCCTCCCTGCCGGGCGGCCCGATCATCGTGGCCGGCAGCAACAGTAAAGTGGCGTGGGGATTCACCAATACCACCGCGGATTGGGGCGACCTGATTCCCCTTGAACTCTCGGAAAGTGGCAACCAGTACCGTACGCCCGATGGCTGGAAAGACTTCGAAACGGTCAAAGAGAAGATTGCTATAAGCGGCAAGCCCCCGGCTATGTTGGAGGTGCGCAAGACCATCTGGGGACCGGTTGTCGGCAAGGACCACAAGGAAAGGCCCCTCGCCTACCGCTGGGTTGCCCACGATGTACGCGGTGCAAACCTGAACCTGCTGAAGCTGGAAACAGCGGCAAGCACCCGCGCCGCAATGGATCTCGCCCCCGAGCTTGGCATTCCTCACCAGAATTTCGTGCTGGGCGACAGTGAAGGCAATATTGGCTGGACCGTGGCAGGCCCAATCCCCCGACGTGTTGGGCTGGATGGCAGCCGCTCGGTGAGCTGGGCGGACGGTACTGCGTACTGGGATGGCTATCTCTCCCTGCAAGAGCAGCCGCAGGTGTACAACCCGCCCTCGCACCGCATCTGGACTGCCAACGCGCGCACCATGGACGGGGAATTCCTGCGTGTGATGGGGGATGGCGGCTACGCGCTGGGTGCGCGCCAGCAGCAAATTCGCGATGACCTGTTTGCCCGGGAACGCTTCACGGAGCAGGATCTGCTCGACATCCAACTGGATGATCGCGCTGTCTTCCTTGGGCGGTGGCAAAAACAACTCGCTGGATTACTTGAAGGTGTCGACGAGTATCAGGAAGTGTACGAACAGGTAAAAGACTGGGGCGGTCGCGCCAGCGCCGACTCTGTTGGTTACCGCATCGTGCGTAATTTCCGCTTGCGCTTTATCGATCTTTCCACCGCACCGGTACTGACCTTCATGCAGCGCTACGCACCGGATTTCAAGTTTGGGCGCGTCAACCGCCAGGTGGAGTATCCCGCATGGGAAATGCTGTCAGCAGAGCCAGAGCATCTGTTGAACCCGGAATTTGAATCCTGGCAGGCGCTCAAGTTCGCCGCCCTGGATCGGGTACTCGAAGATATGGCGAAAGATGGGCTGCCGCTGGCAGAACAGACGTGGGGCGTACAAAATTCTGCCAAGATTCGGCATCCGCTGGGGCGGGCCATTGAAGCCGTCAACTGGTTCACTGCGATGCCGGCCGATCCACTGCCTGGCGACTCGCACATGCCGCGCTTCCAGTCTTCGACCAACGGCGCCTCTGAACGTATGGTCGTGGCACCGGGACACGAGGAGCGCGGCATCTTCCATATGGCAACCGGGCAAAGCGCCCACCCCCTGTCCCCATTCTTTGGCAACGGGCACCGGGACTGGGTAGAGGGCAATCCCTCCAGCTTTACCGAACAGTCCGCGGCTTACGTATTAACCCTGCACTGAACTGGCGCCCGCGCAAGGGCGTAGCTCAGGCGGTTTCGTCGAGGATGGCGAAAGAAAGGAAGGATGTGAAAAGCCCCAGTCCCAGGACAAACGGCAACAGGGGAAAGCAGATCATGAGCAGGGATGCACCGATCCAGAGGTTTTTCACCCAGGTCCGCTTGATGCGATAGGCGCGGGTGTAGCGACGCAAATGGCTGTCGTTTTCATCAGGCAACGCGATCTCGTTTTCCTGGGGCAGAAAGCTGCGCACCAGAAGAGTGCAATAAAAACGAAGCAACATCCACAACATAAAACCACCACTGGCAAACACCTCTCTCAGTATAGATAGGGGTTTGCCAATGTATGGGGTCAGGGATGCCGGGCGTTAAAATTCCTTGGCAGACATCTGGTTACTGATACCAGCCCAGGCTTTCGCGCAATGTCACTACACCACCGATGATGGTAAGCGCCGGCGCCTCCACCTTGTGGGTCTCGGCCAATTCCGGCAGCGTGGCAATGGTGCCTACAATTACGCGCTGATCCCGGGTGGTGCCCTTCTCTACCAGTGCTGCAGGCGTATCCGCATCCATGCCATTCGCAATCAATTTTTCAGAGATGGTCGGAAGTCCGGTGAGGCCCATGTAGAAAACAAGGGTCTGGTTTTTGGTGATCAGCTC
Protein-coding sequences here:
- a CDS encoding penicillin acylase family protein; its protein translation is MMAPTPWPRRVLRGLLALSVLLLLVGLAAWLWLRQSLPLLDGDLATGQLENPVTIERDAQGIPFITAESRSDSAFALGFLHAQERFFQMDLLRRNSAGELSELVGEAALDHDQEVRVHQFRARAERNIAAMPAEDRKILQNYADGVNYGLSQLGAAPWEYALLRQEPRTWVPADSLLTIFSMYMTLQSHTGNFERRDNALAELLPGDLYAFFVPKGGIWDAPLIGDARGPLSLPQTDIAALVEDGAPMAHQEMESEDMIFGSNNWVVGGALTEHGAAIVADDMHLKITVPNIWYRAGWNVPGTEFEMRGASLPGGPIIVAGSNSKVAWGFTNTTADWGDLIPLELSESGNQYRTPDGWKDFETVKEKIAISGKPPAMLEVRKTIWGPVVGKDHKERPLAYRWVAHDVRGANLNLLKLETAASTRAAMDLAPELGIPHQNFVLGDSEGNIGWTVAGPIPRRVGLDGSRSVSWADGTAYWDGYLSLQEQPQVYNPPSHRIWTANARTMDGEFLRVMGDGGYALGARQQQIRDDLFARERFTEQDLLDIQLDDRAVFLGRWQKQLAGLLEGVDEYQEVYEQVKDWGGRASADSVGYRIVRNFRLRFIDLSTAPVLTFMQRYAPDFKFGRVNRQVEYPAWEMLSAEPEHLLNPEFESWQALKFAALDRVLEDMAKDGLPLAEQTWGVQNSAKIRHPLGRAIEAVNWFTAMPADPLPGDSHMPRFQSSTNGASERMVVAPGHEERGIFHMATGQSAHPLSPFFGNGHRDWVEGNPSSFTEQSAAYVLTLH